TCTTAAATTGAGGAACCTCTGGTGGGTTGAGTGAAAGCTCCCATAATGCTAAATAATTTGCTAGCCGTCGCTCTTGATTTGCACCATTTGATAAATCGCTTGCGCTTTGTCTTCCCCATAAGATAGCTTCTTGATTTAATAATGCTTTTGATAGTGTTTTTTCCTCATCTGTTGCAGTAGATTTAGCTCCATTAGTGTGAATTTGATTAGCTACATTTAATAACTGCTCATCTTCGTATCGACTTCCTTCACTACCCAATAATGCTTTAACAGCCAATATTCTAGCTTCAAGAATAGAGCCTGCTTGTAATGACAAATCCCCATTTAAAGATACGGAATAATTAACATTTTCAACTGCATCACTACTTAAAGAGCCGATAACTCCATTGACTGTATGCTGAAGTACTGATTTTGGTACACCCGACTTTTGGGAAGACTGAGCACCGGCATTTGAGCCTGAACGGGTTGTTGGACTTATTTTTGTTCGTTGGGAACCTTGATTAGTCTGAGACTGTCGGTTAAATAAGTTATCAAAACTGGCAGAGTTATGCCGATCAAATGGCTGAACCATTTAGATTTATCCTTCTGGTAATAGTTAGTTTTAATTAATTTATGAAATTTTAATCAGACTAAATATCACCGTACAGATTATTTAGTGATCATTATCACAGCGTACTTTAATAAAATTTTTAATTGAGTGGGTAGTCTGAGAAGTTTGCAAAGTGCTTTAAACCTTCTTTTCTGTAACAGGCTGATTTATTGTAACGCGCCACATTATATAGATTAAAAAATATACATTCCTAAGCAGGGTTGGCAAGGTAAAAGCGTACGTCAAGCTTTTCACCCCGCACCTGCCAGTCGGGGTTTATTTTTTCAAGTGAAGAAAAGCGATTAGTCAAAAATGCCTTCCAAAAAATTACCTAATTATCATCATACCTAAGCTATATTTAGTAGCTTACCTGGTAGTGGAGGTGTTCTCAGTGCTACAAATGCTAGCCTAGGAATAAATTCTACTAAGCTAAATCTTCGATTAAATCGATACTGAAATTCAGCAAGATAACGTTGTGCATATTTAGCGCGAATAGCATGATAAGTACTACGTAAAGCACTTTTTAAGTTTCCAAGGATGGTGTTAACCCAATAAAATTCAGGTTCCTCTACTGATGCACGACCACCACCGCATACAATTTTATCATGAAGACAACCTGCTTCTATGACACCATTAAAACAGGCCAGTCCATCGGAGATTACGGTACTGCCCTTGGCCAAATTCTGCCTACTCCAAGCCGTTATCTCTTCTTTATTAAACCCTTTTAAAATGCTCAGTTTAATTCGTGTCGGTTGACCTTGTTTTGTTGTTTCTACGGCTGCTACAAAAGGTATTTTCCCATCTGCTCCCCTACCTCTTTTGCAACCTGTACGCTCACCACCAAGATAGGCATCATCAATTTCAATAAAACCCGACAATTGCTTGGTGCCTTCTCTTTCTTGCATCACTTTCATGAGCTTATGTTTCATTCTCCAGGCAGCTTGATAGGAAATACCTAAATGGCGATGTAATTCTATGGCTGATATACCTTTTTTGTCTTGGGAGATCAAATACATCCCTTGGAACCAAGTCTTTAATGGTAATTTGGTTGATTCAAAGATAGTACCTGCAGTTACAGATGTTTGCTGGTGACATTTATAGCACTGCTGAAGCTTTCTAGTAGTGAGTTGACAGCATTTGTCGTATCCACAATTGGGGCACTGAAAACCTTCTGGCCATCGCAATTTGTATAAGGTATTAAAGCATTGTTCTTCTGTACCATATTGTTTGAGAAACTCGTTTAAACTCAGGCCTTTTTGAAATTGAACTTTGTTGATAGCCATTATTTATACCTTCTCAATTAAGTTTCCATGCTGTTCAAATATACAGCAGTTAATGGCTTAGGTATAGTGATAATTAGGAAAAATTAAGCTTGACTGGCTCATCATAGCAGCTGGTAAAACAAGCCATATATTCAGCTAGAGACAAGCCTAATGTGACTGCAAGTAAAGGAGCAACAAGACATTTCATGAGTATTTCACCTTAATATTGAACACCTATTGTTTTTGCTCTTCTAACTGTTTTTCTAGCCTTTCTACTTTCTTATTTAATTCATTAACTGCAGCAATCAGCGGTACTACTAGCCTGGAGTAATTGACGCCCAACAATCCTTTGTCTTGATCTCGATAGACAGCCAAAGGATAAACGGTTTTTACATCTTGAGCGATAACACCGATTTCATCCTTTAAATTCAAGGTTAAAGTGTTGTAATCAATGTATGGTATTTTATATTGATAAGCCTTTATTTTTGAGAGTTTTTCTAGTGGTTCTTGCAAAGCAACTGGGTCAGTTTTGATCTTTCTGTCGCTCAGTGCGCATCCACCTAACGAATCAAAATAGGGTCCTGAGCACATTCCA
This genomic interval from Spartinivicinus ruber contains the following:
- a CDS encoding IS1595 family transposase; the protein is MAINKVQFQKGLSLNEFLKQYGTEEQCFNTLYKLRWPEGFQCPNCGYDKCCQLTTRKLQQCYKCHQQTSVTAGTIFESTKLPLKTWFQGMYLISQDKKGISAIELHRHLGISYQAAWRMKHKLMKVMQEREGTKQLSGFIEIDDAYLGGERTGCKRGRGADGKIPFVAAVETTKQGQPTRIKLSILKGFNKEEITAWSRQNLAKGSTVISDGLACFNGVIEAGCLHDKIVCGGGRASVEEPEFYWVNTILGNLKSALRSTYHAIRAKYAQRYLAEFQYRFNRRFSLVEFIPRLAFVALRTPPLPGKLLNIA
- a CDS encoding tail fiber domain-containing protein, with protein sequence MKKVVSCFLISLSLLNVNAYSSDSEDENQVGMCSGPYFDSLGGCALSDRKIKTDPVALQEPLEKLSKIKAYQYKIPYIDYNTLTLNLKDEIGVIAQDVKTVYPLAVYRDQDKGLLGVNYSRLVVPLIAAVNELNKKVERLEKQLEEQKQ